The genomic segment AAAAAAAACACACCCATAAATGGCGTGTTTTTTTTGTTCAAGTAGTAGCTTCCGGCATTGAGGCGCATGGAAGCACGTAGACTCCAATTGGGAGCTTACCCTTTTACCCCGCCTACCATCATGCCTTTGACAAAATATTTTTGCAGGAAAGGATACACCATAATAATCGGCACCGAGGCAACAATCGTCATCGTAGCACGAACGGCCATAGGCGTAACCATATTTTGCTGTGCTCCGCTGGCTCCTTGAATCATCCCATCCATGCTCGATGTTCCGGTGGTCGTATTGGAGTTTTGCAGAATTTTCTGCAGTTCATATTGCAAGGTGCTCAAATTGCTGTCTGATGAATTATATAGAAAGACGTCGAACCACGAATTCCATTGGTATACCCCGGAAAATAAAGCTACCGTTGCAAGCACGGGCACCGTTAACGGCAAAATAATGCTGAAAAAGGTTCTGTAATCTCCTGCACCGTCCATTTTTCCCGACTCAAGGATGCTTTCCGGAAGATTCTCAATAAAGGAACGAATGATGATCAGGTTGAATACGCCAATGATTCCCGGAAGAATGTATACCCAGAAGCTTCCAACCAGCCCCATATCTCTCATTAGGAGATAATTTGGAATTAGGCCGCCGTTAAAATACATAGTCATAATAAAGGCCACCGTAATGAATTTGCGGAGCACATATTCCTGTCTGCTGAGCGTAAAAGCCAGCATGGCCGAGCAGAAGACGGTTACGACAGTTCCTATGACCGTTCGCAGGACTGATATGAGAGTCGCATGAAAAATGGTCGCCTCTCTAAAAATATAGCTATAGTTAGCGATTGTCCACTCTCGAGGCAGCAGATAGATTCCGCCTTTTATTGAATCCTGTGCACTGTTGAGAGAAACCGCAAGTACGTTCAAAAATGGATAAAGAGTAATGATCATCAAAAAAATCATGAAGCTGTAGTTGCAAATGACAAACAAGCGGTCACCGGTGGAAGAGCTCACTCGATGCTTAATCCGTTTATTCTTTTTGACAGCTACGTTTTCCATTCGTGCTCCTCCTTTTCTAATACAGCCTGGCTTCGCCCATGCGTTTCGCGGCGTTATTCGCTATAAACAATAGGATGAAGCTGACCACGGTCTTGAACATGCCTGCTGCAATAGAAAGAGAGAAATTGCTCTGCGCAATCCCGTATTTCAGCACGAATATATCTATGTTCTCGGAATAATCAACATTCATGCCGTTGCCCAGCAAATATTGTGGTTCGAATCCCGACTCCAGCAAATAACCGATATTCATAATTAGCAGTATAATTACAACAGATTTAATACCAGGCAATGTAATATAGATCATTTTCTTAAAACGGTTCGCCCCGTCAATCTCTGCAGCTTCATATTGCGTAGGATCAATCGTCGTCATTGCCGCCAGATACACAATGGTATTCCATCCAATGTCTTTCCAGATAGAGCTTGCTCCGAATATGGTCCAGAAATACTCTGGAATGCCTAAGAACAAAATTTCATTGCCGCGATCAATAAATCCTAACCCGACTAACAATTGGTTGATCGTTCCGTCCGGCGACAAGGTCGTTTGGATAATGCTCGCTGCGACCACCCAGGATATAAAGTGTGGCAAATAACTCACGGTCTGAACGACGCGTTTAAAGGCGATATTGCGTATTTCATTTAGCAGCAAAGCAAGTGTAATCGCTGTAACGAAGCCAAAAATCAAATTAATCGAGCTCATAGCCAGCGTATTGCGGAGAACTCTGAGAAATCGGTCATCCCCGAACAAAAATTTAAAATGCTCAAACCCAATCCACGCTTGATCCATAAATTTCTTAGCCGGCTTATAATCCTGGAAAGCGATGGTCCAGCCCCATAGCGGTAAATATTTAAATATAATCAGCCATATTAAAAAGGGAACAGACATTATGGCGAGGGCACGCTGTTGAAACAGCTTTTTAAAGAAAAGCCTGATTCGGTTCTCGTATTTATTTCCCTTGGACTGGGAAATGGCCAATACCGTATTTTTGTCCACCTGTATTCTCTCCTTCCAAAACCACACGGGTAAAGCAAACATTCAGAAAGGCCAGCCTCAACCGATGCAGTCTGGCCTTTCTCATAAACGGGATTATTGGTTCGCCATCGCAACCTTCTGCTTCACTTGCTCCGTTGTCCATTTCTCATAACCCGCAGTGTCCAGCTTGCCGAATTCCTTCATATACTCCTCCCATACAGCATCAAATTTATCCGGAGTTGCCATTACCATTTTCGGGAAGTATTTCTTCGTCATTTCATCCTTGCTTGCTTCCCATAGCTGTTCCGGCGAGTTTTGCTCCTTCGCAAATCCCCAGGCAGGGAAGTAAGGACGGCTGATCGGCTCAGCGTACAACTGGCTATAGGTTTGCACCCCATATTTCTCCAGAATGAGTTTATCCTTCTCCGTCAGTGTCATTTGGAAAACCTCTGGCTGGCTGGCAACATTTCGCGCATTTCCGTTAGCCAGTGTAGAGGTAGCATTATACATAGGCCAGTTCCAGCTGTAATATTTGAAGCCAAAGCTCTCTCTGAACGTCTCATCAATTTTGTCAATTTGCTCTTGAGTACGATAGTAGCGGCCTTCTTCATTTACTTCATAGGTATCGCCCTTGATTCCCCATGACAACAGCGTCTGATTCTCTTCTGTCAGCATATTGTCAAAGTACTGGATGATTCGGACCGGGTCCTTGGCGCTGACCGTAATCCCGATTCCGCGGTTGGTTACTAGACCGCCCGGAGGGTCCAGATAAGCATCCGGGGTATTTTCATCAAAGGTAATGGGCAGCGGGAAGTAATTATATCCGTCCAGGGAAGGATCTTTTCTTGCCGCATCCTTCAGGACATTAAGCGCATTATCTACCTGCCAGCGGTAATCGAAAAAGCCGAGTACCTTATGGGAAGTTAGTTTGGCGATATACTGGTCGTAGTTATCTACAAAGGACGCTTTGTCAAAAAGCCCATTTGCATTCAGTTTATTTAATTCTTTCAACCACTTCTTGGTAGCGTCAGAACCTGCATACGTTTTTGCTTCCCAAGTGTTGGTATCTACAATAACATTGCCGTCATTCGGGTAACCCATAAGGTGCATAGGCGGATTGGAGGTAGCAAAAAAACGCCAGTCATGTGTAAGTGACACTAATCCTGTCAAATTTTCATCCTTATGCTTATCTCGGTAATTCGTAATTAGCTCGACGTACTGATCCAAAGTTTTGATCTTGGGATATCCGGCTTCCTCCAGCACACGACGCTGCACCCAGAAGGCTGCTCCTGCTTCCGGTTCGGGAATAAAATCGTTCACTTGCGCAGCAATAGGGAGGAAATAGATTTTTCCATCTTTCGCTTTCATTTGATTCAGCGATTTTCCATAAACCCGCTTGATATTTGGACCGTATTGCTCAATGAGATCATCGAGCGGTATAAAAGCGCCTGCATTCAGCACTTCTTCTATTGCTGCATCCGGGATTAGCACATCAGGGTAATCGTTAGCGGCAATCATCGTTCCAATCTTTGTATTTAAGTCGCCGACTACAAACTCCAGTTTGAAATTCACGCCGGTTTGATCCTCAAGGAGCTTGCCGATTGTAGTTTGATTGGTATTGCCATCCTTCGAACCGGCTACCCCGTTGAAAATTTTAAAGGTTACTTTATCCTGCTTGGCTCCTGTAGTTGCACTGCCACTCTGCTCCGCCGATCCCGTATTTTCCTTCGTATTATTGTTGCCAGAGCAAGCTGTAATCACAGATAATGATAATACTGCTGTTAAACAGAGAAGCCAAACTCTATTGATTTTGCTCATTGCTTTTACTCCCCCTTTTATATGAATGGTGTGTTACTCCCTTAGTATAAAAGCGTTTTCATTTCATCGTTACCCTTTAAATTATGGTTTATTCTTTGAAAACTATGGATTCGATGGAATTTTCAGCACGATTCGTGTTCCTTCACCAGGGCGGCTGTGTACTTCAAATACAATTCGGTCGCCATACAGCATTTTGCCCCTGTAAATTACATTCTGTATCCCAATCCGGTCGCCAATAAGTTCTTCCCCCTTAAGGTAGTCATACAGCTTGCTGACCTGCTCCTCGTTCATGCCAATTCCGTTGTCTTTGACCGAGAAAACGACAAAATCCTCCTCCATTCCAATCCGGATATCAATTCCCCCGCCTTTTTTCAACGGTTCAATTCCATGAATGCTAGCGTTCTCCACAAAGGGAAGAAACACCATCTTCGGGATTACACAGGCACGGGCTTCAGGCTCTACCTCGACATGGTATTTCAATTTGTCTTCGAAACGGTATTTCTGTATATCTAAAAAGCACATGATAAAACCCAGTTCCTCCTCCACTGTTACCCATTCCTTATTCCAGGTTAGAGAGCTGCGTAAAATCATCGCCATGCTTTGAATCATTTTAGCTGTCTCCTTCTCATGCTTAAGCAGACTTCGCATCCGTATCGTTTCCAGCGCATTGAACAGGAAATGGGGATTAATCTGGCTTTGAAGAGCATTTAGCTGCGCCTTCCGCCGTTCCAGCTCAAGCGATTTTTTCTGGATAGCCGTAATATACACATCGTTAATTAATGTCTTAATCTGCATAATCATATTGTTGAATTCGAGCGTCAGCTGGCCGATTTCATCACGGGCTTCCCCATAATTGATCATCTGGAAATTCTGTGTTTTTACTTTCTTCATATGCTTTAAAATTTCAATAATCCGTACGTTAATGGACCTTGTAATGATTAAGATGATTACAGTAGGAACAATCATCATCACGCATCCGGACCAAACAATGAAATAGCGGGACTTCAGCTCCTCCTTAATAATCTCATGCTCATTAATGGTACCCACGACCTTCCAGCCGCGCAAATAACTGATGCTGCCATATCCCTTCTCAAATTGAATGAGATTATCCGATTTCAGGGAGCTGTACAGATGCTCAGCATTATCCTGCCAGTTGATTGCCCGGTTGGTTGTGTATTCTATTCGGTCTCCTGGACCCAGCAGGTACATATCTCCCTTTACATTCAAATTAGAAAAAATCTCCATAATATCAATCGTCTTGAAATCAATTTTAATGAGCTTCTCCTTGGCCATCCGATCCGCAAAATAATCCATTCGCCGGAGCAGCGAAAACGATTGAAATTGGCCCTCCGGGTCTTCGATACGAACGAATACAGGCTGGGATGACGCATCCTTCAGCCAAAGCTTATACCATGCTTCTTCACGAACCTCGTCGGATAATATGCCGATATTTCCTGAATTCAAAAGCGTGGGATTGTCTACATATATTGTTTTGTTCTGCAGAGAAGAAGAAAACGGGGAGTAATTGTTCAGAATCGATCTTAGATAGAGATCATAGGCCTCTACATAGTCTTCCGTATGCGTAAAATTCATGTTTAACACTTCATTGGTTTTGTAATCCGCATAAAAAAAGGAGGATAATCCTACACCTTGATCAACCATTAACTGGAACTCATTTTTAATTTGCTCCACGGCACGGTCAATATCATTGATTCTTTGTTCTTTTACATTCTCGGTAATAATATTATAAAAAATCGCATTCGTCAGAATGATTGGAGCAATGACACCAAGGAAATATACCAAAAACATTTTGTTTCTCAGCCGGATATTATTCAGAAAATACATAGCTTCCCCTTCTCCCTCCTCGCTTTAGCGCTTGCCGATCCGGCTTCTATATTCCGTAGGGGTCATCTGTCCCAGCTTTTCAAATTGGGTCACGAAATAATCCGCATTTTTGAAGCCCACCTGCTCGGCAATTTCATAGATCCGCAAGTCGGTCTGTCTTAGAAGCTTCTTGGCTTCCGTAATACGCAGCTGGAGCAAGTAGTCGTTGAAATACATCCCATAGTTTTTTTTGAATAGTTGTCCGAGATAAGCAGAACTCATGTAAAACTGATTAGCTATACTTTTCAGATTAAGATTTTCATGAAAATTTTTATCTACATAACACTTAATTTTATAAAGCCCGCTGCTTCCGCAGCTTTGATAAAGACTCTGAATCAATCTGGCAGCCTCCAGCGCAAAGGTTTCAAATAAGGCCCGGAGCTCGCTAAATGTAATGTTATGATCCTGCCAGTTCATGATAGGCATAAGACTTGCCAGCTGCTTTTCATCTCCTTCCATACTTCTAACCGTATTCAGCACACTGTGGACACATTGAATCGTGGCCGCTTTTATAGCTTCCTGCGATACCGCCTTCTCTGCAAACTCCGCAAACATCCGGTCGATAACCAAAACAAGCTTTTGCTCGTTGTTCTCTTCAATGGCTTCAATGATTGTACGGTACACCTCGTCCTTGACATGGACATAACGGAGATCCTTCTCGGCAATATCGGAATGCAGCAGGATTGGCTGGGTGTGCCTAAAGTATTTATATTGCACGGTCTCCTTAGCACTGATGTAAGAATGCTTCAATAGCATGAAGGAGCTTACCGTTCTGCCCACATAGGCTTGTATGTCTAAGGAGAACAAATTGCTGAGCTGAAGCAGGCAATCTGCCATGAAGCTTCGTGCATCACCATTATGCCCCCTTAAATAGAGATCGGGTATAATAAATCCGAATGCGCGCCGATGCTCGTGCACAATCGGGGTTTCCGAACAAAGCTGCTGAACCGATTGCTGGATTGCATTTTTGAATTCTGCCTTAGGAGGCATAAGCCTGTTTCCCCACGGAAACACATTATTAATTTCCAGCAATACGTACATAAACTCCTTCGCTCCCATTCCAGTCCAATGCTTTTCCCAGACCTCAAGTGCCTCGTCCTTCACTTCACCGCGAATGAGCGTCTCAATCAGCTTCTCTTCCTCGTGAATAATAAGCCTCTCTTTTAACTGTTTCTGTGCAGAAAACTTGTCGCGATATTTGTGAAGCGCTTTCACGATTTCGTTCTCATTAATAGGCTTAAGCACATAATCCAGCACATCGTACCGAACCGCCTGCTGGGCGTAACGGAAGTCATTATAGCCGCTAATAATAATAAATTCGGTTTCAAGCTTCGCCTCCCTTACCGCTTGAATTAGCCCGATTCCGTCTAAAATTGGCATACGGATATCCGTAATGACAAGATGCGGCTGCTGCTTGCAGATTAGCTCCAGAGCGTCTTCTCCGTTGTCTGCCTCACCTATCACCTCAAAACCGCTGCTTGCCCAATCCACCATTTCAATCAAGCCCTTGCGGACAAATAATTCATCGTCGACAATAATGATTCCGTACATCGTAATCTCACTCCCTTGCTAAAGCTCATTCCAATTAGATACTAACTATAAAATATAATTTCCAAAAAGAATACCGTGAGTTTTCCATCGACTACTTGCTCAAAATCTTCTTCTATAGATCGGAACATTTTCATATATGTACAGAATAAGCAGATCATAAAGCAAGACTGGGGTTGATTATATCAGAGCGTACTAGGAGCATATAGACTTTACATAAGAAAAGCAAAGGGTTATCTTTGCTTCCCTTTGCTTCAAAAATCGCGGCTTGCCAGGCGCTATACACTTGCGAACTTCGGCCTGATACTGCCTAATATATGGTAGCCATTTTCCGATTTTATTGGGCCCGGCTCACACGAAAACCTTGATCCGGGCCAATCCCATTCGCCTCAAACTTTCCCCGATAAGATAACTCGTTGTTTCTGACGTCGCCGATCCAACCGCCGCCCTTTACAACCCGGAAAGAACCGCTCTCGTTATCCAAGTCCCCATCCCCGTACCAGTTCCAGCACCACTCCCTTACATTACCTGACATATCGTAAAGACCTAGCTCATTGGGTTTTTGGGCACCGACAGATTTTGTTTTATTTTTGTTGCTTTCTATAATCGTCCAGTTCCATTCTCCTGATAAGTATTTGTCTCCGGCATTTTTCCAATACCAAGCTACTTCATCTACATTATTGCTCCCGCTGTAGGTGTAGCTGTGGCTCACCTGGCCTCCACCTGCGGCGTATTCCCACTCCGCTTCCGTCGGCAATCGGTAACCACTCGCTCCCTCATTGATCGTTACTGTCCATTTTAGATTATCGTGATCACTCTTATTACTCGGATCTTTTTTATTTTTGTCAATCTCGTAATACGGTTTCAGGCCCTCTTTAATACTTCGTTTATTGCAGTATTCAACAACATCATACCAGCTCACCATTTCTACCGGTAAATGGTCTCCCTTGAAGCCGGAGGGGTTGCTTCCCATAACCTCAACCCACTCTTGTTGAGTTACCTCATATTTGTCGATATAAAAGCTCGGTATGGTTACACCTTTTCCATAAAAGTTGGACTTTGTATTCACAAAATTTCCGCCTTCTACAAATACAAGGCTATCATTGTTTTTATTGTTTTCGGTCTTCTCGGGCTTCTCGGGCTTCTCGGTCTTCTCGGTCTTTTCAGGCATTTCTTGCGAGCAAGCAATGACTACCAATAATATTGCTGGCAAAAGGAAAATAAATCGTTTTCTCATTACTATTTCTCCTTTTAACGAATAGGAAAAGGATACAAGCAAAAATCTTTTGTTGAAATAGATAAGGCCGCCAGCTGTGAGACCGGCAGGCCTTAGCAAGCAATATTTAAAATGAAATGATGCCTTTTACCACACCGTTACATTAGAGCTGCCGCTGCTTTGATACCCCTCTGTCGCAAATACCTGGTACGTCCAGCTGCTCCCTAGATTCATTCCTTTACTCTGCCATGCATTAACGTGGTTGCTGAACGTGATTGCGGAGTTGACCCCAGTTGCTCTCTTCGACTGGCGGACACTCCAATACTGAGGGAAGGTCTGTGTCCCGTCGATGGATG from the Paenibacillus sp. BIHB 4019 genome contains:
- a CDS encoding carbohydrate ABC transporter permease, with amino-acid sequence MENVAVKKNKRIKHRVSSSTGDRLFVICNYSFMIFLMIITLYPFLNVLAVSLNSAQDSIKGGIYLLPREWTIANYSYIFREATIFHATLISVLRTVIGTVVTVFCSAMLAFTLSRQEYVLRKFITVAFIMTMYFNGGLIPNYLLMRDMGLVGSFWVYILPGIIGVFNLIIIRSFIENLPESILESGKMDGAGDYRTFFSIILPLTVPVLATVALFSGVYQWNSWFDVFLYNSSDSNLSTLQYELQKILQNSNTTTGTSSMDGMIQGASGAQQNMVTPMAVRATMTIVASVPIIMVYPFLQKYFVKGMMVGGVKG
- a CDS encoding ABC transporter permease subunit; translation: MAISQSKGNKYENRIRLFFKKLFQQRALAIMSVPFLIWLIIFKYLPLWGWTIAFQDYKPAKKFMDQAWIGFEHFKFLFGDDRFLRVLRNTLAMSSINLIFGFVTAITLALLLNEIRNIAFKRVVQTVSYLPHFISWVVAASIIQTTLSPDGTINQLLVGLGFIDRGNEILFLGIPEYFWTIFGASSIWKDIGWNTIVYLAAMTTIDPTQYEAAEIDGANRFKKMIYITLPGIKSVVIILLIMNIGYLLESGFEPQYLLGNGMNVDYSENIDIFVLKYGIAQSNFSLSIAAGMFKTVVSFILLFIANNAAKRMGEARLY
- a CDS encoding ABC transporter substrate-binding protein, which gives rise to MSKINRVWLLCLTAVLSLSVITACSGNNNTKENTGSAEQSGSATTGAKQDKVTFKIFNGVAGSKDGNTNQTTIGKLLEDQTGVNFKLEFVVGDLNTKIGTMIAANDYPDVLIPDAAIEEVLNAGAFIPLDDLIEQYGPNIKRVYGKSLNQMKAKDGKIYFLPIAAQVNDFIPEPEAGAAFWVQRRVLEEAGYPKIKTLDQYVELITNYRDKHKDENLTGLVSLTHDWRFFATSNPPMHLMGYPNDGNVIVDTNTWEAKTYAGSDATKKWLKELNKLNANGLFDKASFVDNYDQYIAKLTSHKVLGFFDYRWQVDNALNVLKDAARKDPSLDGYNYFPLPITFDENTPDAYLDPPGGLVTNRGIGITVSAKDPVRIIQYFDNMLTEENQTLLSWGIKGDTYEVNEEGRYYRTQEQIDKIDETFRESFGFKYYSWNWPMYNATSTLANGNARNVASQPEVFQMTLTEKDKLILEKYGVQTYSQLYAEPISRPYFPAWGFAKEQNSPEQLWEASKDEMTKKYFPKMVMATPDKFDAVWEEYMKEFGKLDTAGYEKWTTEQVKQKVAMANQ
- a CDS encoding sensor histidine kinase, which codes for MYFLNNIRLRNKMFLVYFLGVIAPIILTNAIFYNIITENVKEQRINDIDRAVEQIKNEFQLMVDQGVGLSSFFYADYKTNEVLNMNFTHTEDYVEAYDLYLRSILNNYSPFSSSLQNKTIYVDNPTLLNSGNIGILSDEVREEAWYKLWLKDASSQPVFVRIEDPEGQFQSFSLLRRMDYFADRMAKEKLIKIDFKTIDIMEIFSNLNVKGDMYLLGPGDRIEYTTNRAINWQDNAEHLYSSLKSDNLIQFEKGYGSISYLRGWKVVGTINEHEIIKEELKSRYFIVWSGCVMMIVPTVIILIITRSINVRIIEILKHMKKVKTQNFQMINYGEARDEIGQLTLEFNNMIMQIKTLINDVYITAIQKKSLELERRKAQLNALQSQINPHFLFNALETIRMRSLLKHEKETAKMIQSMAMILRSSLTWNKEWVTVEEELGFIMCFLDIQKYRFEDKLKYHVEVEPEARACVIPKMVFLPFVENASIHGIEPLKKGGGIDIRIGMEEDFVVFSVKDNGIGMNEEQVSKLYDYLKGEELIGDRIGIQNVIYRGKMLYGDRIVFEVHSRPGEGTRIVLKIPSNP
- a CDS encoding response regulator transcription factor, producing MYGIIIVDDELFVRKGLIEMVDWASSGFEVIGEADNGEDALELICKQQPHLVITDIRMPILDGIGLIQAVREAKLETEFIIISGYNDFRYAQQAVRYDVLDYVLKPINENEIVKALHKYRDKFSAQKQLKERLIIHEEEKLIETLIRGEVKDEALEVWEKHWTGMGAKEFMYVLLEINNVFPWGNRLMPPKAEFKNAIQQSVQQLCSETPIVHEHRRAFGFIIPDLYLRGHNGDARSFMADCLLQLSNLFSLDIQAYVGRTVSSFMLLKHSYISAKETVQYKYFRHTQPILLHSDIAEKDLRYVHVKDEVYRTIIEAIEENNEQKLVLVIDRMFAEFAEKAVSQEAIKAATIQCVHSVLNTVRSMEGDEKQLASLMPIMNWQDHNITFSELRALFETFALEAARLIQSLYQSCGSSGLYKIKCYVDKNFHENLNLKSIANQFYMSSAYLGQLFKKNYGMYFNDYLLQLRITEAKKLLRQTDLRIYEIAEQVGFKNADYFVTQFEKLGQMTPTEYRSRIGKR
- a CDS encoding SUMF1/EgtB/PvdO family nonheme iron enzyme translates to MRKRFIFLLPAILLVVIACSQEMPEKTEKTEKPEKPEKTENNKNNDSLVFVEGGNFVNTKSNFYGKGVTIPSFYIDKYEVTQQEWVEVMGSNPSGFKGDHLPVEMVSWYDVVEYCNKRSIKEGLKPYYEIDKNKKDPSNKSDHDNLKWTVTINEGASGYRLPTEAEWEYAAGGGQVSHSYTYSGSNNVDEVAWYWKNAGDKYLSGEWNWTIIESNKNKTKSVGAQKPNELGLYDMSGNVREWCWNWYGDGDLDNESGSFRVVKGGGWIGDVRNNELSYRGKFEANGIGPDQGFRVSRAQ